A part of Acaryochloris sp. CCMEE 5410 genomic DNA contains:
- a CDS encoding calcium-binding protein: MALIIGNSNSNSLSGTPINDVMYGLGRDDRMSGNNGNDVMFGDRKPRSFPTFPLEIAGNDYMDGGAGNDRLYGDPGDDTLLGGLGEDTLSGGIGNDLLFGNSGNDVLLGGSDNDRLFGQDGNDRIEAGSGNDFAFGGNGNDDIFGNAGSDFLNGNAGQDRLYGGSGNDRLLGGSGNDVLVGVDQTASNPGQGEIDSLTGGTGRDKFVLGNIGDVFYDDGVISPDNQGEADYALITDFVPGLDTIQLNGNESYILQTVDIGGGGTGIYIDQGLQGIIDPPNSEFFLGRELVGVVQGVDLGELTVNDGGQLTTIT; this comes from the coding sequence ATGGCTCTTATCATAGGAAATAGTAATTCAAATAGCCTCTCTGGGACACCCATTAATGATGTCATGTATGGTCTTGGCCGGGATGACAGAATGTCCGGGAACAACGGAAACGACGTCATGTTTGGCGATCGTAAACCCCGTTCTTTTCCCACTTTCCCATTAGAAATTGCTGGCAATGACTATATGGATGGAGGTGCAGGTAATGATCGGCTGTATGGTGATCCTGGGGATGATACTCTTCTGGGAGGACTAGGTGAGGATACATTATCTGGTGGAATTGGAAATGACCTTCTATTTGGGAATAGTGGAAATGATGTCTTACTAGGTGGCTCAGATAATGATCGTTTATTTGGTCAAGATGGAAACGATCGGATTGAAGCTGGTTCTGGCAATGATTTTGCATTCGGCGGTAATGGCAATGATGATATTTTCGGAAATGCAGGAAGTGATTTTCTGAATGGGAATGCTGGTCAAGATCGCCTTTACGGTGGTTCTGGCAATGATCGTCTCCTTGGGGGTAGTGGGAATGACGTTCTTGTCGGAGTTGATCAAACTGCTTCAAATCCTGGCCAAGGAGAAATAGACAGTTTGACTGGTGGAACTGGTCGAGACAAATTTGTTTTGGGTAACATCGGTGATGTTTTTTATGATGATGGTGTTATTTCTCCTGATAATCAAGGTGAAGCAGACTATGCTTTAATTACAGACTTTGTACCTGGCCTAGATACCATCCAGCTCAATGGGAATGAGAGCTATATTTTGCAAACTGTTGATATTGGTGGCGGCGGTACGGGTATTTACATTGATCAAGGGCTCCAAGGAATCATTGATCCTCCCAATAGTGAGTTTTTCCTTGGTAGAGAACTCGTTGGTGTGGTTCAAGGTGTTGATCTTGGTGAACTCACTGTTAATGATGGTGGCCAACTAACAACTATTACCTAG